One window of Acidobacteriota bacterium genomic DNA carries:
- a CDS encoding response regulator transcription factor produces MVAEVDNQGEPAPEASCILVADDDPISLRILQKALEKWGHEVVVARNGTEAWQMLTRPEAPQMAILDWMMPGMDGPTICRRARAAPTIANPYFILLTARNDYGDIVSGLEAGANDYVTKPFNRAELRARVRVGLRVLELQRKLAERVHDLEAALKQVKQLRGLLPICMYCKKIRNDGDYWQQVETYISDHSEAEFSHGICPECYEKLMKFHLE; encoded by the coding sequence ATGGTGGCCGAAGTGGACAACCAGGGAGAGCCAGCACCGGAAGCGTCCTGCATTCTTGTCGCAGACGATGACCCGATATCGTTGCGTATCCTGCAAAAAGCTCTTGAGAAATGGGGTCACGAGGTCGTAGTGGCCAGAAATGGGACCGAAGCGTGGCAGATGCTGACAAGGCCGGAGGCGCCTCAAATGGCCATCCTCGATTGGATGATGCCGGGCATGGACGGGCCCACCATTTGCCGGCGGGCCCGGGCAGCGCCAACCATTGCCAACCCTTATTTCATCCTGCTGACGGCTCGGAACGATTACGGTGATATCGTTAGCGGACTTGAAGCCGGCGCCAACGACTATGTGACCAAGCCTTTCAATCGCGCGGAATTGCGTGCGCGGGTCCGGGTTGGGCTCCGCGTTCTGGAACTGCAACGAAAACTTGCCGAGCGAGTGCACGATCTGGAAGCAGCTCTGAAGCAGGTCAAGCAACTGCGCGGGTTGTTGCCGATCTGCATGTACTGCAAAAAGATCCGGAATGACGGCGATTATTGGCAGCAGGTCGAAACTTATATCAGTGACCATTCAGAGGCAGAATTCAGTCATGGGATTTGCCCTGAATGCTACGAAAAGCTCATGAAGTTCCATCTTGAGTGA
- a CDS encoding PAS domain-containing hybrid sensor histidine kinase/response regulator: MKESTQTSKSFNRGSRAGATLNGHAGFTDRSDTTPQPVSEAFGSGHSDSGDQEASATPGFDMGHFQYAQIAQAVIDQAVLGAAFVDLDSRIQLANRALADLLQYSQEELKGMAVESLLGGPGGAQALLRGTEASHTGHRKPPSVINLKQKSGDIVACLIDSHAIYDENGKTMRFLVFVNPTLPEKESEELNRVENELYRSQGLQTLGILAGGVAHDFNNALEVIIGFSSLARLRLPPADPLHEPLKIIEESAKGAAGLARRLLDASRDNPDDEGPVDTAELVGGAISIITRTFDRKIRIEHRIAPRLPSIKANHSRLQQAILNLCINARDAMQQGGTLLIEADLQTLKLGDGRLAESNSPGHYVRIAVRDTGEGIPPEIVKNIFVPLFTTKGPGRGHGLGLAMVEKMVKDAEGFISVSSTPGQGSDFSLYFPAVFGRRTSAADSRHGQILEGQGQVLVVDDEPRILQFLETGLTRLGYEVLTAESGRKACEIYSSKSDDINCVLIDLIMPGLSGLETYARLKDINPSVKVILSSGYSSGRIRHEAAVTGSSEFLEKPFTLEELSRAMQKVQRN; the protein is encoded by the coding sequence ATGAAGGAATCGACACAAACTTCGAAGAGCTTCAACCGAGGATCGAGAGCTGGCGCCACCTTAAATGGCCATGCAGGCTTTACTGATCGCTCGGACACAACTCCCCAGCCGGTGTCGGAAGCTTTCGGCTCCGGTCATTCTGATTCCGGCGATCAGGAAGCATCAGCAACACCAGGGTTTGACATGGGTCATTTTCAGTACGCCCAGATTGCGCAGGCTGTTATCGATCAGGCGGTTCTTGGAGCGGCATTCGTGGACCTCGATTCCAGAATTCAGCTTGCCAACCGCGCACTTGCCGACCTGCTGCAATACAGCCAGGAGGAATTGAAGGGGATGGCGGTGGAGAGTCTCCTCGGCGGGCCAGGCGGCGCGCAGGCCTTACTTCGAGGAACGGAGGCTTCTCACACGGGGCATCGTAAGCCACCGTCGGTAATCAATCTGAAGCAAAAGTCGGGTGACATTGTTGCATGTCTCATCGATTCACATGCCATTTACGACGAGAACGGAAAGACAATGCGCTTTCTGGTGTTCGTCAATCCGACGCTGCCGGAAAAAGAATCGGAGGAGCTCAACCGCGTTGAGAACGAACTCTACCGCTCACAGGGGCTTCAGACACTTGGCATCCTGGCCGGCGGCGTTGCGCACGATTTCAATAATGCTTTGGAGGTCATCATCGGTTTCAGCTCTCTGGCTCGGCTCCGCCTGCCGCCAGCGGACCCGCTGCACGAGCCTCTCAAAATTATAGAAGAATCCGCGAAAGGGGCTGCGGGCCTGGCAAGGCGTCTCCTTGACGCATCCAGAGACAATCCGGACGACGAAGGTCCTGTTGACACGGCTGAACTTGTCGGAGGCGCCATCAGCATCATTACCCGCACGTTCGACCGGAAGATCCGGATCGAGCATCGAATTGCTCCGCGACTGCCTTCTATCAAAGCGAATCACAGCCGTCTTCAGCAGGCGATTCTGAACCTTTGCATCAACGCCCGCGACGCTATGCAGCAGGGCGGAACCCTATTGATTGAAGCGGACCTGCAAACACTCAAACTGGGTGACGGCAGGCTGGCGGAATCGAACTCCCCGGGCCATTACGTCCGAATTGCAGTCCGCGACACAGGGGAAGGAATACCACCGGAAATAGTGAAAAATATCTTTGTTCCGCTGTTCACCACCAAGGGGCCTGGCCGTGGCCATGGTCTGGGATTAGCCATGGTCGAGAAAATGGTTAAGGACGCAGAGGGATTTATTTCGGTGTCCAGCACGCCCGGGCAAGGAAGTGACTTTTCACTCTACTTTCCGGCGGTTTTCGGAAGACGCACGTCTGCCGCAGATTCCAGACACGGACAAATACTTGAGGGGCAGGGCCAGGTGCTTGTGGTGGATGATGAGCCACGCATTCTTCAATTTCTGGAAACAGGATTGACGCGGCTGGGATACGAGGTTTTAACCGCTGAAAGCGGCCGCAAGGCTTGCGAAATCTATTCCAGCAAAAGCGATGACATTAACTGCGTTCTGATCGACCTGATCATGCCGGGACTGAGCGGCCTCGAAACTTATGCCCGGCTTAAGGACATTAACCCCAGTGTGAAAGTTATCCTCTCCTCCGGATATAGTTCCGGACGAATTCGGCATGAGGCCGCAGTAACAGGCAGCTCGGAGTTTTTGGAGAAGCCCTTCACGCTTGAAGAACTGTCCCGGGCGATGCAAAAAGTCCAGCGAAATTGA